A DNA window from Candidatus Woesearchaeota archaeon contains the following coding sequences:
- a CDS encoding PIN domain-containing protein: MKLFDTSVWIEFFKGSPSGEQVKLILQKEQVYTSTITLAEISRWAHDNSGDIHQIVRHIKKNSVLIPLEEPILIECGKQYTSLRKIKPKMGMIDMLIYFSALFHGLDVLTTDSDFKGLPSVEMLQ, from the coding sequence ATGAAGCTGTTTGATACCTCCGTGTGGATTGAATTTTTCAAAGGGTCCCCCTCCGGAGAACAGGTCAAATTAATTCTGCAAAAAGAACAGGTGTATACCAGCACTATAACCCTTGCTGAAATTTCCCGCTGGGCGCATGATAATTCCGGAGATATTCACCAGATTGTTCGGCATATTAAAAAAAATTCAGTGCTTATTCCCCTTGAGGAACCAATCCTCATCGAATGCGGAAAACAATATACCTCGTTACGAAAAATAAAGCCGAAAATGGGAATGATTGACATGCTTATCTATTTCAGCGCCCTTTTTCATGGATTGGATGTTTTGACAACGGATTCTGATTTTAAAGGACTGCCATCGGTTGAAATGCTTCAGTAA
- a CDS encoding helix-turn-helix domain-containing protein, translating to MDTKILEDIGLTNAEIKVYLALLELGTASAGPILDKTGLQNSVVHMTLNKLVEKGFVSFVKEGKRNQYQAANPKHIIEFLNQKKERFEEILPELLLKQQFAKAKPEIITFRGIKGIKQLLLELLEAGGKEHHTFGSTAKSLMLGDAWWVSYHKKRSQKGITAKLMFNESLAHWKAEVKYPKVEVRYTKAGFEPLTETIIRNDKVAIIIWTDKPLGVIIHQKEAAESYDQFFMMMWNTAQNTAGKDY from the coding sequence ATGGACACAAAAATCCTCGAAGATATCGGCCTGACCAACGCGGAAATCAAGGTCTATCTCGCCTTACTAGAGCTCGGCACGGCATCCGCAGGGCCAATACTTGACAAGACTGGCCTCCAAAACTCCGTCGTCCACATGACGCTGAACAAGCTGGTTGAGAAAGGGTTTGTCTCATTCGTCAAAGAAGGCAAGCGCAACCAGTATCAGGCGGCAAATCCAAAACATATTATTGAATTTCTCAACCAAAAAAAAGAACGATTTGAAGAAATCCTGCCTGAGCTTCTTCTCAAACAACAATTCGCCAAAGCAAAACCAGAGATCATCACGTTTAGAGGCATCAAGGGAATTAAACAACTATTGTTGGAACTTCTCGAAGCCGGCGGCAAGGAACACCACACGTTCGGCTCAACGGCAAAATCTCTTATGCTGGGAGATGCATGGTGGGTAAGCTACCATAAAAAACGATCACAAAAAGGAATCACTGCAAAATTGATGTTCAACGAATCGCTCGCGCACTGGAAAGCAGAAGTAAAATACCCGAAGGTAGAGGTACGGTACACAAAAGCTGGATTTGAGCCGCTGACCGAAACAATCATCCGCAACGACAAGGTTGCCATCATTATCTGGACTGACAAACCGCTTGGGGTTATCATCCATCAGAAAGAAGCGGCTGAATCGTATGACCAGTTTTTTATGATGATGTGGAATACTGCACAAAATACTGCTGGCAAAGATTACTGA